Below is a window of Malania oleifera isolate guangnan ecotype guangnan chromosome 1, ASM2987363v1, whole genome shotgun sequence DNA.
tttgcaaatgaacacacacacacacacacacacacacacacacacacaaacaaatatatatatatatatatatatgggaaaaatcatagccgttggggacacgatgggtattttggaaaaagattaattgagtttaattaaaaataacctagtttaatatcggtaaaattcgagcaacccgagagggtcggtcgaccatttttatggttcgatcaaccgggttgcctagtttggtcgactaagaTGAATTTGAACTGGAAAGATGGTCGACTAGGCTTAAGGCGATTTTTAGAACCtcagaggttcggttgaccagattgagtttggttgattgaacttgggtgtttggtcaaccaggccatttttctactaccagtttggtcgaccagggcgttgggatcACCCCACGTGtcatttcggtcgaccaaggcgttgctGCCTATTTtgaggtcggttgaccgaagggtcaaaccattgaccctagggaggtGCGGTCGACCAAAGTGCTAAGAGTgttggtcggtcaaccgaacatactaactttgtgcatttcggtcttattcttcttatgaagtcacccttattcacatgataattattTCTAAGATAATGGGGGACTTTTTTATGCAATATATTGGGACCTATAGTCAgtttaaggtctttgagctttttaATTAGTCCTAAAAATCTTGCATCAGTTAACTGATTCCTGAGGTCCTGTGGTTTCCtttggtcaaactatggtcattgatTTTTCCTATGGTCCTTACTGAGCTTACAGATCCTACTTGCATGATATGTACTAATTAGACCATGGCATATTCAATTACCCTTTCTTGCAGTTTTACTatatgacttataagtttaattccacgatagttattacaactttaataaaacctttatttttttttttatatataaagtgcattttttaattcttacaattgttttaaataaattaattaaggaaataattccattatcacctagcatttccaaacttcaattgtcATCTAGTGCTAtagattttccatttttcatattttcaatgCAATATTAACTTCATTACCTCTAATTTTCCaaataaatctcaaatttttagtcttttcctcattcattttcttcattcttataattgtgttaaataaattagttaaccaaataatttcaTTACACTTggcatttccaaatttcaattgtcatctagtcctatagattttccattttccattttttaatgaaATATTAACTTCATTGACTCTAATTCTacaaataaatttcaaatttgtagCCTTTTCCTCATTTCCAAATTTTAAGGCTTCTACTTGGTTTCAATTAAAAAACTTATTAAAGTAAATTCTCCATCAGTCCTTAAGCCTTTTTCTTTAACCAAGACACATTctatacattttatattacctACTCCTTGCTCTCTCTTATGAAAGCATTTATTATATGTAATCAGACCATATGATTTCACAGAGTATTAAATCATATCActggttttttttcttttatctccATATGTGCGGCTTCCGTGTATCCTTTCATAACTTTTATTGTCTTGTTCAATGTGTCCATTTAAATAAGCTCCTagaaatattttcttagtccttgtattatcccttgtaaaatattattcatatcttcccaaaattttctcttaaggGTTTGAAGAGGATAAATATAATGAAATTTATCATCTTTTGTCCCAAGACTATTTAAATTTTTCttctattcttttaacatctataccactatcttttaggtctttgtctacacTTATTCCTACGCCATtcttatgcttttcttttctagtgtactaaagtttaaatcgtaattttttttaatttttctatatttttccccAACCCACATAGTTTCTTAAAGGCAAAATATActaatttttcttctaataatTGTGTCTATCTCCAAGCTTTTACCTAAAAATGTCCTTATATTCTAAGCTAATAATCTGACTCTAGTCTattgaactaacttctttacttTCCCATGTCCACACCCACTTCAACAATGATGTGAGAAGCCTTGCATTTTCAACTTCGCACCCATGCACTGACATGACACGCTTTTTGGGGTGATGACCTAGCCTTCTCTTGCCCATTTTTCAATATGCCGACATGGTATAAATATGCATAGTGTGTCATTCATAGTGTTGAtccattgaaaaattagaagaatTCAAATcataggtacaagttttatgcaAGTTATTAGCTACTTAATGCAACTCTCCTTTGAGGGACTAGCTGAGATTGAAAAGAGTTAGGACATTGAATGTTGCACATGCGAAGATAGATGAACAATTACTATTTATAAATTTGAAGAATAGGCATAAATGAATAATTAATTCCACCCAATTAATTTATTCTTCTATATAAATGCTTTGGTCATTTTTCTGCAGATTTGTCGCTATTTCCTACATGGGTAACAACTATTTACCTCAACCATAAAAAGTGTTTTTAACTTGTTACatgcaaatttttaattttattatatttttcattatatatatatatatatatatatatatatatattcatgaatcAACAAGCAGTTTCACCTAATAAATTGTCTCTTTGACCATGTGCAGTAGATTTGTCGTTGCATTTTGGGTGACTCAGCTATTTGGCTTGACTTCAATAAATGTCGTGACCTCGTCACATGCAACTTCCCGtcctctttaattttttttttttttttataataaaggAACTTTAATTGACATTGTGTTCCAGCTAATCaaattgttttttaaaaataaatcacTTAGATATTCTTAAAAGTTTGTCGTTCATTTTGGGTGATTGACAGCTATTTGCTTCAGACTTTACAGGTGTTCTCACCTTGTTACATGCAACTTTACCACCACCCCTTTACTCATCTATATAATCGTCAAGTTGAAGCAGTTTCTTTCACAAAACTATTGATTGCAACTCAACTTTGAACTTCATATTCTAGATTAGTGGATTCTCCTCTCTTTTCCATCCAAGAGATCCACAAGatctttaaattttcaatttaaccATTAGAACTCATTTTAGTGATGAATCCAAGCTTGATTTGCTAATATGGGGTATTCTCCTTATCATCACGAAAACATGTGGCTTGCTCTTCAATCAAGTGCGCTTGCACTGCAAGGTAATGCTTCGTCCatgtaaatatttttaaaataatagcgCGTGCTCAATTTTTGTATGTAAATCAAGTCCTTGCCTAATCTTCATGGTGATTATTACTTCTAGGCTGGACATCTTTTATTGGTAGGTTTCATGTTGATTCTAAGCTGAGGAGAGACATTTACAGTATTTTCTTTAAATCTGTACTTCTAATCTCATATGTGCAATATCTCTTCTTAAGTTTCTACATTACGATTGGTTGTAACTATAAATATTTGTGGTGCAGCAGTGCACGATGAGGTGTCCATGTCAAGAAAAGTGCAAAAGAatgaacaaaaacaaaaatggtGAGTGATTGAAGATTTTATTTTCCATAATGGAAGATATGACTTTTAGCATAATCAAATAGTGCACAAGTGTTCAAGTTGCATCTGCATTATTTTCATGTTTCATTTCCTTTTGGTTCATAATAAGTGGTTTTTTCTTCAATGATGGAATTTTGGAAAAACGGTGTCAAAAATTAcacataatataatattaatcaAAATTGTAGGATTTTGATTTGATATTTGGCATCAAGTACACTTCAAAACTAGCCTTGCTTCATAGCACTTTATCCTCAAAATTGAAGGCTTTTTCTGCCACAATGCTCCTACTAAAAAAGGAACCTagcatataattttttaataagtGGAACTACATAAGGAAAATAATTGTTTTTATCTtgttgcatatttattttctttccagttatatttaatattattggcATGCTATGCATTGACTTTATTTTTCATAGCAATATTAGTTTCCATGGatgtataaaaaatatcattcgTTTTTAAGTATTCACTAAGATGCATGGACAAGGGGATGCAAGTTTCTGCTACTGCTTTAGTTTTTTTCATTACATTTCCCCccaggaaaaaaagaagaaggaatcTTTCAGTTTATTCTTTTTGTTctgttttgttcttttttttcaAGTATGCATAGGATATGTGTGGATTTGATGATTTTTTATATGTGGTAATGGGATATTTATGAGTATTCATGAACTTTTCCTTTTACGCTGCAAGAAGAGTGGATAGTTTGAGTAGTGAGGTTGATAGTTTTTGCTTTGTGTGGTGCAGTTGGGGGCAACTCCAGAGAGGAGTGACTTCTAGCAAATGGTTTCATCTATCAGAAACAATGGTGAGAGAAGCAACAAGCACCTGGAAATGGAAGGTGATACTATATGAGCATTGTAATTAACTTGATATAAATTTTCCTATCTATGCCTCTTTTCAAAAGTAAGGTTAGTTTCATTTTTCCTTGAAAACAATCACTATTATGACTCTTGAGGacatattgaaatttattatggCTGTCTTAGGATAGGATGGATGTTACATTGTTGATACTAAAATTTCTAACTTGAAAGacattatattttgtttttaacTTCCAAAATTTTGTGCTCTGCCATTtctcttttgaaaaatttaaatttaactaaaCAACTACACAAATATCAAGGATCAAATGGTATGGATTTGAGAAAGTTAACTATCACTTGTTAAAGAATGCAATTGCATTTATCTACTTAGTGTCATGAAGAATTCCAAATGTTTGATACATAACCTACTTAATGAAGTTCTTAAGATATTTGAATTGTTTCAAAATCATGATTGGGGTTATAAATCAAGGATATCTGATGGGGTGGCCAAATATTTTCCTTCTAACGTACAATGAAATTGgaagaaaaaaacaaataaaattaaaatcttaatgCATTTGTTCAGTTCTTTTGGTTACATTAGGTTTGATGATTTCTAGTTCTATTTCTTTTCAATCATTTAGTAAAACTGACTTGATATTGTTTTACCTTGGCCTTTTGGGAGTGATAAGTAGGGGCCTTTGATTTATGTAGATTTGAGCAGAATGTTCCCAGCCCAGTCCATGAGGTGCCTAGCTTTGAAATCATTGGGTTTATGTGGACTAAACTAGCTTAAAGCTGAAAGAGCCTCACTCATAACCGACTTAATTAGTATATGGGTTGGAAAGAATACAAGCAAATTTGATTAATGCAATCAAGGATTTTTACACTTTCAATAGGAGTGTATGTGTGTAgcagttttttttttgaaacaattGTGTTAACAGTATTTTGTGTTGTTAACACCTTATAATACTTAGATACACTTAAATgcgaaaaaacaaataaaaaataaaaaaataaagataacataacataacataaaaaCTCAAAGAAGAGACAGAAAGTGATGAGTTGTAAGACTGAACCAAATATAAATTTCCAAACTTTATAAATTAGCTATGGTAATATTAGGATAAATAGAGCCTTATACttacaatatatttttttatttttttaaatctcaatCAAAATTAGTGCACACTTTAGTTTCTCTtggttatttttatattttcaattttcactATTCACTTAATTTCTTTTATAATAGCTATATGTTGTAAATAAATTCCTTTTGGTGCTTCTTATAGTAACAAGGCTCTTTTCCTTCATGCAGGATGATTTAGGTTTCAACCTTGATGCCCATAATATGGGATATAGTACAAAACACA
It encodes the following:
- the LOC131155593 gene encoding uncharacterized protein LOC131155593 isoform X2; translated protein: MGYSPYHHENMWLALQSSALALQAVHDEVSMSRKVQKNEQKQKCWGQLQRGVTSSKWFHLSETMVREATSTWKWKDDLGFNLDAHNMGYSTKHKSDMASQCPDGGKIDHMVLFGYIAIVNS
- the LOC131155593 gene encoding uncharacterized protein LOC131155593 isoform X1, with product MGYSPYHHENMWLALQSSALALQGWTSFIVHDEVSMSRKVQKNEQKQKCWGQLQRGVTSSKWFHLSETMVREATSTWKWKDDLGFNLDAHNMGYSTKHKSDMASQCPDGGKIDHMVLFGYIAIVNS
- the LOC131155593 gene encoding uncharacterized protein LOC131155593 isoform X3, producing the protein MGYSPYHHENMWLALQSSALALQVHDEVSMSRKVQKNEQKQKCWGQLQRGVTSSKWFHLSETMVREATSTWKWKDDLGFNLDAHNMGYSTKHKSDMASQCPDGGKIDHMVLFGYIAIVNS